From the genome of Primulina eburnea isolate SZY01 chromosome 12, ASM2296580v1, whole genome shotgun sequence, one region includes:
- the LOC140807195 gene encoding tetraspanin-6-like, whose translation MYRFSNTVIGFLNLFTLLASIPIIGAGLWMARSSTTCENFLQTPLLVVGFIVLIISLAGFIGACFHVAWALWVYLVIMLLIIATLMGLTIFGFVVTSPGGGIEVPGRIYKEYHLDKYSGWLRKRIEDPKYWMTVRSCILGSKTCGQVVSWTPYDYLTKDMSPVQSGCCKPPTSCDYTTTTTAQDADCYRWNNAPNVLCYECDSCKAGVLENVRRDWHKLAVLSIVMLVFLIGIYSIGCCAFQNAKRAETDYPYGHNRMSKVRPRWDFHWWRWLDDRRNQLY comes from the exons ATGTACAGATTCAGCAACACAGTGATAGGATTTCTCAACCTCTTCACCCTCTTAGCCTCGATACCGATAATCGGGGCCGGGTTATGGATGGCAAGAAGCAGCACAACTTGTGAAAACTTCCTCCAAACGCCCCTTTTGGTGGTGGGATTCATAGTCCTGATAATATCATTAGCAGGATTCATAGGTGCATGCTTCCATGTTGCGTGGGCACTTTGGGTTTATTTAGTTATCATGCTGCTGATCATAGCAACTTTGATGGGATTAACAATCTTTGGATTCGTCGTTACAAGCCCCGGAGGCGGGATTGAAGTGCCTGGAAGGATATATAAGGAGTATCATCTGGATAAGTATTCGGGATGGTTAAGGAAAAGGATTGAGGATCCCAAGTATTGGATGACTGTTAGGAGCTGTATTTTGGGGTCCAAGACTTGTGGCCAGGTTGTTTCGTGGACTCCTTATGATTATTTGACTAAAGATATGTCTCCAGTTCag TCTGGTTGTTGCAAACCCCCGACATCATGCGACTACACAACCACAACAACAGCGCAGGACGCAGACTGCTACCGATGGAACAACGCACCGAACGTGCTGTGCTACGAGTGTGACTCATGCAAGGCCGGTGTGCTCGAAAATGTTCGTAGGGATTGGCACAAACTCGCGGTGTTGAGCATCGTGATGCTTGTTTTCCTCATCGGTATCTACTCCATCGGATGTTGTGCCTTTCAGAACGCCAAGAGGGCGGAGACCGACTACCCTTACGGCCATAATCGCATGTCCAAAGTGCGACCTAGATGGGATTTCCATTG GTGGAGATGGTTGGATGACAGAAGGAACCAACTTTATTAG